The sequence TGAATACGGTAAGCGTATACATAATGGCGGGCGTTTGGAAGGGCTTCCCGGATTTCCTTCATATTTTTTTCGGCTTCGGCCGCGCTTTCGATATATTTGACCAAAGCGATAAATCTTGATTTCTCAATGACTTGTTCGACCTCTGTCTCTCTCTCGATTGTTTTAAATGCTTCCACTTCTCGTCCCCACCATTAACTTAATTATAGTTTAGCTTCTAACTTAACTTTGAATTGGTTTTAGTCATAAACCGGTCCGTCCCAACTATAACCCGATTATGCCGGGCTTCCCCTATTTTCTCTTTTTCATCAAACGCTTCAATGTTAAACACAAGCCTGCGGCCTTCTGCTTCGATAAGCTCTGCCTCCGCCCATACTTTAAGTCCGACAGGTGTTGCTGCCAAATGTCTTATCTCCAAATAGGTCCCGACACTGGTCTGGTCATCCGCAAGATCCAGCGCCTTGGTCGCAGCATTTTCCATCAGGGCTGCGAGCATAGGAGTTGCAAAAACCTCCAGTGACCCGCTGCCGACAGCTTCTGCTGTGTTCACCGCTGTAACCAGCGACTCCGCTTTGCCTTTCTTCCCGATTTGAATCGTTGAGCTGCTCTGCATTGAATCCGCCATGTTGTTCCCCTTTTCAGCAAGATTTAATAATAACCCGAAAATACGCTTCATACTGTTCCACAGTCAGTACCTATGTTCTAATATAACATAGATTTCAACTTATATCCCCCAAAAAATCCACTGGGTATCCGTTAAGAATGGGATATGCCATTGTAAAGCATATCCCACTTATGATTGAAGTATCTTTCCCTACGTTGGCATTAATGGCTGATGCCTCGCGATATACCGTTTAAAGCCTCTCCAGCCTCATTGATATGAATATTTTCAATCGCGAGGTCACCTAACGCAATGACCCCAATAATTTGCCCCTTGTTCAGCACAGGAAGACGTTTTACCTGGTATTCAGCCATGGTTTCAGCCACGGTATCGATATCCTGCGTGCCATCGATACAGATTGGATCTAGCGTCATGCACTGCTCGGCCGTCATCTGGTTGACATCCTTGTTCGAAGCGATGACTCTCAGAACAATATCCCGGTCTGTAATAATCCCCAATACTTTGCCGGCCTGAACGACCGGAACAGCACCAATATCTTTATCTCTCATAATTCTAGCGATATCCGCAACTTTGGCTGCTGGGTCCACCCAGCTTACGTCCGTTGACATAATATCCATGACCCGCATATAAAAACACCTCCGTTTTAATATTTCAGCACTTAGTTTTTCACTGAAACCAATGAATTATGTCAGTAAATAATCCCTTTGTAAAACGTTGATTCTAATTAAAGAAAAATGATTATCTGTATTATCTTTTGCTGTAAAAATAGAATTATCCTCGGTGTTGACCCGGGGATAATTCTATTACGTTATTTACTGCTATTATTGTTGTCTATCAATTTAATTCTTTATTTTTAATTCTATTTGTTTGATTCATCTTGGTTTTCGGCCATACACGATTGCCACAACACCGCCGACGAGATTTTTATATCCCGCATCCTGAAGTCCGCATTCAGCAAAGATCAGGGTGAGCTGACGCTGAGATTCAAATTCACAGGCCGAATCATAAAGATACGTGTATTCTTTTTGTTTTCCGCCGTGAATTTTTCCCAGCCACGGAACGATCTTCTCAAAATATAGCCAGTAAAGCTGTTTGAAAACCGGCATAGTCGGTTTTCCCATATCCAGAGATACGACCATCGAACCAGGTTTGACAACACGGATCATTTCCCGGATTCCGCGGCGCAGATCAGGAAGGTTCCTGAGCCCCCAGCCAACGGTCGCTCCGTCAAAACTGTTGTCGGTAAAAGGCAAGCTCATCGCATTGCCCTGCAAAAGCTCAATACTCGCTTTGTAACGGTCATTTTCAATATTCTTCCGGCCGACAGCCAGCATTTCCTCTGAAAAATCGACTCCGGTGACTCTGCCGGAATCCCCGACGGCGACGGCAATTTCTCTGGTAAGCTTGCCGGTTCCGCAGCACAGGTCAATCATCTTCATTCCGGGTTTAGCCTCGACAATCCTGACTGCTTTGGCCCGCCAGGCGTTATCCATCCCCATACTCATCAGGGAATTCATTAGATCATATTTCCCGGCAATTGCGTTAAACGTTTCCTTGACGTATTCTGATTTATCTTTGCCTGCAAAATCCATTTTCTCTCTCCTTGTACCATCTTGCCCAGTATATGGTCAGTACTATCATATGATAATTAGCCCAAATTGTCCAATTTAAGAACTATCTAGAATATCTCACCTGAGAAGCAAATGATCTGATGAAAAGCAAATAGTAATCTAAAACACTATTGCTAATGATTTTCAACTATGGTAGGATAAAACTAATTTAATAGTATGGGGAGCTGGGGATGCTGGCTGAGAGGGATATCACGTATCCGACCCTTAAAACTGATCTGGGTAATGCCAGCGTAGTAATAATAAAAAACTTTAATAACTGCGCTGCCTTTGCAGCGTTTTTTGTTTGTCGGTCATCGTCGATAAGCAGTGTTTTATTATTTACAAAGTCACGGACAGTAATCTAAAAAAATACGTGAAGGAGAAATGTATTTTGGCAAAGATAACAATGGCCTTTCAGGTCATTCCAAAAGTGGAGGAGTCCAGAATCTATCCGGTTGTTGATGAAGCAATTAAAGTTGTCGCCCAAAGCGGCCTTCCCTACGAAGTCGGTCCGATGGAAACAGCACTTGAAGGAGAGCCTGATGAAATCTGGCAGGTCATCAAAGATGCCATGGAGGCTTGTATCAAAGCCGGGGCTTCTAGAGTAATGACCAATGTAAAAATTGACTATGTACCCCAGGGTTCCACGATCAATGAAAAAATTGCCAAGTACCGCTGAAAAGAAGGGATCCCTATTGCTGAAAAACAATAGACGGAGATTCCGACCACCGGCTGCATTGCTGAGGTATGCCCCTGCCCTTTTCTTTTTGGTCTTGCTGCTGGCAGTCTGGCAGTTTACGGTAAATTACTTCAGCATTCCCCACTGGCTTCTTCCCTCTCCTTCTCAGATCGGGAAAGCTCTCTGGAATACGAGGGACATGATCTGGGGCCATACCAAAGCAACGATCATTGAGACGACGTTGGGTTTAGGGCTTGCTGTTGCTCTGGGCATGACAGTTAGTACACTGATGACGCTGTTTCCGCTGTCCCGGCGGGTGTTTTATCCATTTCTGATCATTTCCCAGACGATCCCCTTGATAGCGGTCGCACCGCTGCTGCTGCTCTGGCTGGGGTATGGGGTACTGCCTAAAATCTTAATTGTCGTTCTGGTCTGTTTTTTTCCGATCGCGATCAGTTTGCTTGAAGGCCTTGAATTAAGCGATTTGGATCTTCTGCATCTGCTGCAAAGCATGGGCGCATCCAAATGGCAGGTATTCTCCCTAATCCGTTGGCCGCACGCTATGCCTGCATTGTTTTCAGGCTTGAAAATTGCTGCTGCCTACAGTGTCATGACGGCTGTCATCAGTGAATGGCTTGGAGCAAGCCAGGGGCTCGGTGTCTATCTGCTGCGTTCTTCGAATAATTTCCTTACCGACAGAGTATTTGCAGCAATCATTGCAATCACTGCTCTCAGCTTCTTTTATTATGCAATCATTATTATTCTGACCAGGCTCTTGCTTCCCTGGTATTCCCGATACAGGCGAACAAGCTGACCCATGGACGTATCTTTCATTCCCTTAAACAAGGAGAAAAAGATACATTCCTTCGCCCCCCAAAAAATACAAGTGAGGTATAAAAATGAAAACGAAAAAGATATTGGTTACGTTTATTGTGCTCCTTCTGATTCTCACTGTGACTCTTTCGGGTTGCAGCAAACAGGCTGAACAGAACTCCAGCCAGAATAACCAGCCGGTTAAACTAACGCTTATGCTGGACTGGACGCCGAATACGAATCATACCGGACTATTTGTTGCTCAGGATAAAGGCTACTTCAAAGACCAGGGACTCGAAGTCAACATTGTCAACCCATCGAGCCAAGGAACACTCGAGCAGCTTGTTGCAACCGGAAAGGTAGATTTTGGTATCAGTGCGCAGGAACAGGTTACATCTGCCCGCCTCAGTGACTTGCCTCTAGTCTCTCTGGCAACCATCATTCAGCACAACACCTCTGGTTTTGTCTCGCTGAGAAGCAAGAATATCCTGACAGCCAAGGATTTTGAAGGAAAAACATACGGCGGCTGGGGGTTACCTTCGGAAACCGCGATCCTTACAGCGCTGATGCAAAAAGAAAATGCCGACTTCAGCAAAATCAATATGGTCAATATCGGGGAAACCGATCAGTTGGCCTCTTTGAATAGCAATATCGATCTGACCTGGATTTTCTATGGTTGGACAGGTATCCAGGCTGAAATCAGAGGACAGGAACTTAATATGATCTGGCTGAAAGATATCGACCCTGCCCTCGATTATTACACACCGGTCATTGTCTCGAACGAGGAAATGATTCAGAGTAATCCCGATACTGTCCGCAAAATGATGCAGGCAATTAGTGCCGGCTACGAATATGCAATTGAGAATCCGGAAGAATCAGCTGAAATCTTAATCAAATACGCTCCTGAATCCGATCCGGAAATGATCAAACGCAGCCAGGCCTGGCTGAGCCCGCAGTACAAAGCCGATACGAAACAATGGGGTGTCCAGAAAGCAACTGTCTGGGAAAACTACAGCAAATGGCTCTATGACAATAAGCTCGTCACCAAAATGATGGATTCATCCAAAGCTTTTACCAATGACTTTCTTCCGACCAGATAACGGAGGTCAGACGCCTTGACACTTGCCTTAAAAAACCTTTCGAAAACCTATATTGAAAACGGTCAGTCCATGGAGATTTTCCGGGATTTGAATCTGACCATTGAGAGCGGTTCTTTCGTCTCCCTGATCGGGCCTTCCGGTTCCGGCAAGAGTACGCTGTGCAATCTTATCGCTGGTATTGAAAAGCCCGATCAGGGGCAAATCCTTCTCGATGACCAGGAAATCACCGGAATGCCAGGACATGTCGGCTACATGTTTCAAAAAGACCTGCTTCTTCCGTGGCGGACTCTTCGGGAGAATGTAACGCTGGGCTGCGATCTCATACGCCAGGATAAAAAAATCTCTTCAATCGAGGCCCTCAAGGGTTTAGAGCATTTTGGGCTGCTCGATTTTGCCGATTACTATCCTCATCAGCTTTCCGGCGGCATGAAACAGCGCGGCGCCCTGCTCCGAACCATCCTATTCGGACAGTCCACGCTGCTTTTGGATGAGCCTTTCGGGGCGCTTGATGCCCTGACCCGCAGAGAAATGCAGCTTTGGCTGCTATCAATCTGGATTGAAACGAAGCATACCGTACTCTTTATTACCCATGATATTGAAGAGGCAATTCTGCTGTCGGATAAAATTTTTGTACTCAGCAAATACCCGGCAGAAATTGTCGAGGTCATCGACGTTCCGTTTCCCCGGCCGCGTGATCCGGAACTGATTTTCTCTTC is a genomic window of Dehalobacter sp. containing:
- a CDS encoding thioesterase family protein — encoded protein: MADSMQSSSTIQIGKKGKAESLVTAVNTAEAVGSGSLEVFATPMLAALMENAATKALDLADDQTSVGTYLEIRHLAATPVGLKVWAEAELIEAEGRRLVFNIEAFDEKEKIGEARHNRVIVGTDRFMTKTNSKLS
- a CDS encoding CBS domain-containing protein — translated: MRVMDIMSTDVSWVDPAAKVADIARIMRDKDIGAVPVVQAGKVLGIITDRDIVLRVIASNKDVNQMTAEQCMTLDPICIDGTQDIDTVAETMAEYQVKRLPVLNKGQIIGVIALGDLAIENIHINEAGEALNGISRGISH
- a CDS encoding demethylmenaquinone methyltransferase, coding for MDFAGKDKSEYVKETFNAIAGKYDLMNSLMSMGMDNAWRAKAVRIVEAKPGMKMIDLCCGTGKLTREIAVAVGDSGRVTGVDFSEEMLAVGRKNIENDRYKASIELLQGNAMSLPFTDNSFDGATVGWGLRNLPDLRRGIREMIRVVKPGSMVVSLDMGKPTMPVFKQLYWLYFEKIVPWLGKIHGGKQKEYTYLYDSACEFESQRQLTLIFAECGLQDAGYKNLVGGVVAIVYGRKPR
- a CDS encoding thiamine-binding protein produces the protein MAKITMAFQVIPKVEESRIYPVVDEAIKVVAQSGLPYEVGPMETALEGEPDEIWQVIKDAMEACIKAGASRVMTNVKIDYVPQGSTINEKIAKYR
- a CDS encoding ABC transporter permease is translated as MLKNNRRRFRPPAALLRYAPALFFLVLLLAVWQFTVNYFSIPHWLLPSPSQIGKALWNTRDMIWGHTKATIIETTLGLGLAVALGMTVSTLMTLFPLSRRVFYPFLIISQTIPLIAVAPLLLLWLGYGVLPKILIVVLVCFFPIAISLLEGLELSDLDLLHLLQSMGASKWQVFSLIRWPHAMPALFSGLKIAAAYSVMTAVISEWLGASQGLGVYLLRSSNNFLTDRVFAAIIAITALSFFYYAIIIILTRLLLPWYSRYRRTS
- a CDS encoding ABC transporter substrate-binding protein; protein product: MKTKKILVTFIVLLLILTVTLSGCSKQAEQNSSQNNQPVKLTLMLDWTPNTNHTGLFVAQDKGYFKDQGLEVNIVNPSSQGTLEQLVATGKVDFGISAQEQVTSARLSDLPLVSLATIIQHNTSGFVSLRSKNILTAKDFEGKTYGGWGLPSETAILTALMQKENADFSKINMVNIGETDQLASLNSNIDLTWIFYGWTGIQAEIRGQELNMIWLKDIDPALDYYTPVIVSNEEMIQSNPDTVRKMMQAISAGYEYAIENPEESAEILIKYAPESDPEMIKRSQAWLSPQYKADTKQWGVQKATVWENYSKWLYDNKLVTKMMDSSKAFTNDFLPTR
- a CDS encoding ABC transporter ATP-binding protein, with protein sequence MTLALKNLSKTYIENGQSMEIFRDLNLTIESGSFVSLIGPSGSGKSTLCNLIAGIEKPDQGQILLDDQEITGMPGHVGYMFQKDLLLPWRTLRENVTLGCDLIRQDKKISSIEALKGLEHFGLLDFADYYPHQLSGGMKQRGALLRTILFGQSTLLLDEPFGALDALTRREMQLWLLSIWIETKHTVLFITHDIEEAILLSDKIFVLSKYPAEIVEVIDVPFPRPRDPELIFSSGILPLKTKLFHLLGT